The following proteins are co-located in the Bosea sp. AS-1 genome:
- the queC gene encoding 7-cyano-7-deazaguanine synthase QueC, protein MAESRALVLFSGGQDSTTALAWALDRFDAVETVGFDYGQRHRIEMECRLAIREKLPALSSIYAERLGPDHVIDLAALGALSETALTRETEIVFAETGLPSTFVPGRNLIFLTFAAALAYRRNLRHIVLGVCETDYSGYPDCRDDTIKAMQVALGLGLDRRLVLHTPLMWRDKAQTFALARALGGQALLDLVITESHSCYLGDRTTRHGWGYGCGHCPACDLRAKGYAAYLAAPGNSGPSYES, encoded by the coding sequence TTGGCAGAATCCCGCGCCCTCGTCCTGTTCTCCGGCGGCCAGGATTCGACGACCGCGCTCGCCTGGGCGCTCGACCGCTTCGATGCGGTCGAGACGGTCGGCTTCGATTATGGCCAGCGCCATCGCATCGAGATGGAGTGTCGGCTGGCGATCCGCGAGAAGCTGCCGGCACTGTCCTCGATCTATGCCGAACGGCTCGGCCCCGACCATGTCATCGACCTCGCCGCGCTGGGCGCGCTCTCCGAGACGGCGCTGACCCGCGAGACCGAGATCGTCTTTGCCGAGACTGGGCTGCCCTCGACCTTCGTGCCCGGCCGCAACCTGATCTTCCTCACCTTCGCCGCCGCGCTCGCCTACCGCCGCAACCTGCGCCACATCGTGCTCGGCGTCTGCGAGACCGATTATTCCGGCTATCCCGACTGCCGCGACGATACGATCAAGGCGATGCAGGTCGCACTTGGGCTCGGGCTGGACCGAAGGCTCGTGCTGCACACGCCGCTGATGTGGCGCGACAAGGCCCAGACCTTCGCGCTCGCCCGCGCGCTCGGCGGACAGGCGCTGCTCGACCTCGTCATTACCGAGTCTCATAGCTGCTATCTCGGCGACCGGACGACGCGGCATGGCTGGGGCTATGGCTGCGGCCATTGCCCGGCCTGCGACTTGCGTGCAAAGGGCTATGCGGCCTATCTGGCCGCTCCCGGCAACAGCGGACCATCCTATGAATCGTGA
- a CDS encoding VUT family protein — MNRDRQRRTEGVIALLLFGLTIPAANWMLGHVGTVCVPSGPCLVPVWPGIDAPSGVLMIGLALVLRDIVQRRLGPLAGLAAIAAGSLISALLAPPAIVMASVAAFTLSELADFAVYTPLQRRRFVTAVVASGIAGLVVDSVVFLHLAFGNLDFLAGQILGKTWMILLALPLMHLLRRRDERLGLVAA, encoded by the coding sequence ATGAATCGTGATCGTCAGCGGCGGACCGAGGGCGTTATCGCGCTCCTGCTGTTCGGCCTTACCATCCCGGCCGCAAACTGGATGCTCGGCCATGTCGGCACGGTCTGCGTGCCGAGCGGCCCCTGCCTCGTACCGGTCTGGCCCGGCATCGACGCACCGAGCGGTGTTCTGATGATCGGACTCGCCCTGGTGCTGCGCGATATCGTCCAGCGTCGTCTCGGCCCACTCGCTGGCCTCGCGGCCATCGCGGCCGGCTCGCTGATCTCGGCGTTGCTCGCGCCGCCCGCCATCGTCATGGCTTCGGTTGCGGCTTTCACGCTGTCGGAGCTGGCCGATTTCGCGGTCTACACCCCGCTGCAGCGCCGCCGTTTCGTCACGGCTGTCGTGGCCTCGGGCATAGCCGGCCTCGTCGTCGACTCGGTCGTCTTCCTGCACCTTGCCTTCGGCAATCTCGATTTCCTGGCGGGCCAGATCCTGGGCAAGACCTGGATGATCCTGCTTGCCCTGCCCCTGATGCACCTGCTGCGCCGCCGCGATGAGCGCCTCGGCCTCGTTGCCGCCTGA